Proteins from a single region of Apium graveolens cultivar Ventura chromosome 7, ASM990537v1, whole genome shotgun sequence:
- the LOC141674651 gene encoding cytosolic sulfotransferase 13-like, protein MEPKTSHPSELSPALPKQSVDEENVYSQEFMDLLSTFPKEKNSSFGADMYQYNGFWYPTVPLHGMIECLKHFQPRKNDVFLVTAPKSGTTWLKAIIYALLNRQVHHPQDPRHPLLTKTPHQLVPFVILLKPSDYDSVSNSSDSSTRIFGAHLPTVSLPKSVMEDSESFNCKIVYLCRDIKDTFVSFFHFENKNVDLSSNSLERAFDLYSRGVSVGGPVWDQIMGYWKESLERPNKVLFIRYEDMKSNPYFQLSRLALFLGKAFSEEEQNSGMLDQILSLCSFDNIKNLEVNKSGISGLGLGIKNDTFYRSGKVGDWKNTLTAEMAAKLDLITEEKFRGSGLSL, encoded by the coding sequence ATGGAGCCAAAAACTTCACATCCTTCTGAACTTTCTCCTGCTCTTCCAAAGCAATCAGTAGATGAGGAGAATGTCTACAGCCAAGAATTCATGGACTTGCTTTCAACCTTCCCCAAAGAAAAAAATTCTTCTTTCGGAGCCGACATGTATCAGTACAATGGTTTCTGGTATCCTACAGTACCTTTGCATGGCATGATCGAGTGTCTAAAACATTTTCAACCTCGTAAAAACGATGTCTTCCTTGTAACTGCTCCTAAATCAGGTACCACATGGTTAAAAGCTATTATCTATGCTTTACTTAACCGCCAAGTTCACCATCCTCAAGATCCTCGCCACCCTTTGCTAACAAAAACTCCCCATCAGCTTGTTCCTTTTGTTATATTACTTAAACCCTCTGACTACGATTCTGTTTCGAATTCTTCCGATAGCAGTACTAGGATATTCGGAGCACATCTGCCAACGGTTTCTCTTCCTAAATCTGTAATGGAGGACAGTGAgtcatttaattgtaaaatagTGTACTTGTGCAGGGATATCAAGGACACTTTTGTTTCTTTTTTTCACTTCGAAAACAAGAATGTTGATCTGTCTTCCAATTCTTTAGAAAGAGCCTTTGATTTATACAGCAGAGGAGTAAGTGTAGGTGGCCCAGTTTGGGATCAAATTATGGGATACTGGAAGGAAAGCTTGGAGAGGCCAAATAAAGTGTTGTTTATAAGATATGAAGACATGAAAAGCAATCCTTATTTTCAACTGAGCCGTCTTGCACTTTTTCTAGGGAAAGCCTTCTCCGAAGAGGAACAAAATTCGGGTATGCTCGATCAAATCTTGAGTTTGTGTAGCTTTGATAATATAAAGAATCTTGAAGTTAATAAGTCTGGAATATCTGGACTTGGTCTTGGTATAAAGAATGACACATTTTATCGGAGTGGTAAAGTTGGAGATTGGAAGAACACTTTGACTGCGGAGATGGCTGCCAAGTTGGATCTTATTACTGAAGAAAAGTTTCGTGGTTCAGGATTATCTCTCTGA